From a single Endozoicomonas euniceicola genomic region:
- a CDS encoding RecT family recombinase, whose product MVTANSVHESANDLVARFAERYGFGEDELLNTLAQTAFRQQNGSLPTREQLMSLLSVADTYGLNPFIRQIWALSDRRGGVLPVISIDGWTAIMNSYPQSDGMEFHYPDELIAFDEDMRQCHPWMECVIYRKDREHPIRVREYLDELYRPAVIKNGKKFPGPWQTCPKRMLRHKSQIQAIRIAYGLSGLFEPDEAERILETQMGEPVPDLREAEPKVVEQDSGKERDKPQPVSSEPDVLDEALAEMSGELLPEKDVATDEVPEPGDLEPQVLSFIDQIVDRAKGTGAFTAAQGFAQERFKDDGNALNYCLFRLDEAQAASVPPASVA is encoded by the coding sequence ATGGTTACCGCTAATAGTGTGCATGAAAGTGCTAATGATCTTGTGGCTCGTTTTGCGGAGCGTTATGGCTTTGGTGAAGATGAGTTGCTGAATACGTTGGCGCAGACTGCGTTCAGACAGCAAAACGGATCGCTTCCAACCCGGGAGCAACTGATGTCTTTGCTGTCTGTGGCAGACACTTATGGGCTGAATCCCTTCATTCGTCAGATATGGGCGCTATCCGACCGTAGAGGTGGGGTGTTGCCCGTAATTTCCATTGATGGCTGGACGGCAATCATGAATTCCTATCCTCAGAGCGATGGTATGGAGTTCCATTATCCGGACGAGCTGATTGCATTTGATGAGGATATGAGGCAGTGCCATCCGTGGATGGAATGTGTGATTTATCGCAAAGATCGGGAACACCCCATTCGGGTGCGTGAGTATCTCGATGAGCTGTACCGGCCTGCTGTGATAAAGAATGGCAAGAAATTTCCTGGCCCCTGGCAGACCTGTCCAAAGCGCATGCTTCGGCACAAGTCGCAAATTCAGGCAATCAGGATTGCTTATGGACTCAGTGGTTTATTTGAACCGGATGAAGCAGAGCGGATATTGGAAACCCAGATGGGTGAACCAGTACCTGACCTGCGTGAAGCCGAACCAAAAGTAGTTGAGCAAGACAGTGGTAAGGAAAGGGATAAACCACAGCCAGTGTCGTCTGAACCGGATGTTCTGGATGAGGCGTTGGCTGAAATGTCAGGAGAACTACTGCCAGAAAAGGATGTAGCTACTGATGAAGTACCTGAACCCGGCGATCTGGAACCACAAGTGTTGTCGTTTATCGACCAGATTGTGGATCGGGCTAAAGGGACAGGCGCTTTTACCGCCGCTCAGGGTTTTGCCCAGGAGCGGTTTAAGGACGATGGCAATGCCCTGAACTACTGCCTGTTCCGGCTGGATGAAGCACAGGCGGCTTCAGTACCACCGGCTTCTGTTGCATGA
- a CDS encoding helix-turn-helix domain-containing protein has protein sequence MSSTKIKSRATVWINGRQRQKVGYFMTAEEAANWKAKTESQMQRMKLQKELVSKLGSDHPQVQVGVDLLRSEGSQCWRVNDFFAALEAAKNNICHVLGNEYPMLIDGNDLSKFFEHRVEQGVSPGELDIEASLLKIIFQWGAVPLPQRANKVQCAYEQVMRCNVHQLKAEDEPYKHQFDAPASAIVETDQADKEESDKDSMMDRVLLLSGQGHSQREIASLLNINQSTVSRTLKKRENQGDA, from the coding sequence ATGTCATCAACAAAGATCAAAAGCCGGGCCACGGTCTGGATTAATGGCCGCCAACGGCAAAAAGTCGGTTATTTTATGACTGCTGAAGAAGCTGCTAACTGGAAAGCGAAAACAGAGTCCCAGATGCAGCGTATGAAGCTGCAAAAGGAACTGGTGTCGAAATTAGGTTCTGATCACCCTCAGGTGCAGGTCGGGGTTGATTTACTCCGGTCAGAAGGAAGTCAATGCTGGCGGGTGAATGACTTTTTTGCAGCCCTGGAAGCTGCGAAAAACAATATCTGTCATGTGTTGGGTAATGAATACCCGATGCTGATTGACGGGAATGATCTGAGCAAATTTTTTGAGCACCGGGTAGAGCAGGGTGTCAGCCCGGGAGAGCTGGATATCGAAGCATCACTGCTGAAAATCATCTTTCAGTGGGGTGCAGTGCCACTCCCCCAGAGGGCTAATAAAGTTCAGTGTGCCTATGAACAGGTAATGCGATGCAATGTGCATCAGTTGAAGGCGGAGGACGAGCCCTATAAGCATCAATTTGATGCACCTGCATCAGCAATAGTTGAAACTGATCAAGCTGATAAGGAGGAGTCTGACAAAGACTCAATGATGGATCGGGTTCTGCTTTTGTCAGGACAGGGGCATTCGCAACGAGAAATCGCCAGCCTGCTGAATATCAACCAGTCTACCGTGTCGCGAACATTGAAAAAAAGGGAGAACCAGGGTGATGCATGA
- a CDS encoding lambda-exonuclease family protein: MKTVNLEQRSQGWLDWRRGGITASDAAVILGQSSYKSRWQLWAEKSGLLEEPDLSSNPHVQRGIEDEDDARNLMEQALGDAPLLPVCGEWEQNPRLRASFDGITKDGIPVELKAPCQKVYQEVKTLKDQSEGYRRALVQVQFQMLVADAAKAWLCFYHKGMPILPVCINRDENLIQPLQQEAEAFWQRVEQGDEPDKDPNLDVFVPQGLSEQAQWHKLAAIYRRRQLHLDELKEELNHGKSQQKLMQHELQKLMGAFRVAESDGLRICRSDCAGSVDYQKALEALCQQHQLALPDLDAFRRKGREQVRVTLLDKGMNDSESELNGAGNELLVRNPTVSHQSFYF; encoded by the coding sequence ATGAAAACGGTCAATCTTGAGCAACGGTCGCAGGGGTGGCTGGACTGGCGTCGTGGAGGTATTACCGCCAGTGATGCTGCTGTGATCTTAGGGCAATCGTCTTATAAATCACGTTGGCAGCTTTGGGCAGAGAAGTCCGGGCTCCTGGAAGAGCCGGATTTGTCGTCTAACCCTCATGTCCAGCGAGGCATTGAAGATGAAGACGATGCCCGGAATCTGATGGAACAGGCTTTAGGTGATGCACCTCTTTTGCCGGTTTGCGGCGAGTGGGAGCAGAACCCGAGGCTGCGTGCCAGCTTTGACGGTATCACCAAAGATGGTATTCCGGTAGAGCTGAAAGCGCCGTGCCAGAAGGTTTATCAGGAAGTGAAGACGTTGAAGGATCAGTCGGAAGGCTATCGTCGTGCATTGGTGCAGGTGCAGTTCCAGATGCTGGTTGCGGATGCAGCCAAAGCCTGGCTCTGCTTTTACCATAAAGGCATGCCGATTCTGCCGGTCTGTATCAACAGGGATGAGAACCTGATTCAACCGTTGCAGCAGGAAGCGGAAGCGTTCTGGCAGCGGGTGGAACAAGGGGATGAGCCGGACAAAGACCCGAATCTGGATGTATTTGTGCCACAAGGTCTGTCAGAACAGGCGCAATGGCACAAGCTGGCAGCGATTTATCGCCGTCGTCAGTTACATCTGGATGAGCTAAAGGAAGAGCTAAACCACGGAAAGTCTCAGCAGAAGCTGATGCAGCATGAGTTGCAGAAGTTGATGGGTGCTTTTCGGGTGGCTGAGTCCGATGGCTTGCGAATCTGCCGCAGTGATTGCGCCGGTTCCGTGGACTACCAAAAGGCTTTGGAAGCCTTGTGTCAGCAACACCAGCTGGCGTTACCTGATCTTGATGCTTTCCGCCGTAAGGGCAGGGAGCAGGTGAGGGTGACCCTGCTGGACAAAGGAATGAACGACAGTGAGTCAGAATTGAATGGAGCAGGCAACGAGCTGTTGGTGCGTAACCCAACCGTGAGTCACCAGAGCTTCTATTTCTGA
- a CDS encoding RHS repeat domain-containing protein produces MFRTKATNVTFDFNKQIRTDARGGKIVTQYNNLGQVIAVTDPRGIKTRYEYNSDGQQIARYSPSTGKTSYRYADKGLKTYEQHENGIVVRYRYDDQSRLTKVTYRQEDQEKKRFVYTYDDCTHGAGRLCKISSRESVIKYEYTDNGQLASVKTRLRDAQRTSVIKYRYDDKDRLHQLTYPNGLKVFYDYDGLSRVQRISAEYGEQRFSIAEDIFWKLDTGQLQTINWGNGLVSDYRFNQQGLLNSLVVGNHQNLENEYDSETTNLNAILNLLDGKKSQQFDYDRLNRLTLEQQADNAIRYSYDDVGNRLLKTIHSSDANETTKYQYSSAANQLVAINQQPLSYDANGNLLEDRYGRRRFEYDVTNRITAYYKDGGLKATYIYNAMGQRIGQTKFASRNGEDQFRVIDFAYLPEGWLLSENSRKNNSDKGDTRDYIWLGSIPLAQLHTRYNRKGEVKSQSLYYLHADHLNTTRLATDSEHRVVWRWDSDAFGSEKAQQDPDGDGNKVAIPLRFPGQYYDRESGLHYNHYRDYDPSTGRYIQSDPIGLRGGLNTYAYVGGNPLKYIDPLGLFLVCRRPLEAFPGYMSSGATGTNLGIFHEHGFYEDGTGDNIGFTGSGLFDDREKADQYLCSDESYDDSTMRQAQENIADDWQDGYNMITNNCQDFMDALINEYNRIAE; encoded by the coding sequence TTGTTTAGAACAAAAGCAACGAATGTCACCTTTGACTTTAATAAACAGATAAGAACTGATGCTCGTGGTGGTAAAATTGTTACTCAATACAACAACCTGGGCCAGGTGATTGCTGTCACTGACCCAAGGGGGATTAAAACCCGCTACGAATATAACTCGGATGGGCAGCAAATCGCCCGTTACAGCCCTTCAACAGGTAAGACAAGTTATCGCTATGCCGATAAAGGACTCAAAACCTATGAGCAGCATGAAAATGGTATTGTGGTTCGTTACCGTTACGACGACCAGAGTCGCTTAACAAAGGTCACTTACCGCCAAGAAGATCAAGAGAAAAAACGATTTGTCTATACCTACGATGACTGCACTCACGGAGCTGGAAGGTTATGTAAAATCAGCAGCAGGGAAAGCGTCATAAAATATGAATATACTGACAACGGCCAGTTGGCATCAGTCAAAACTCGCTTAAGAGATGCCCAAAGAACCAGCGTCATAAAATACCGTTACGATGATAAAGATCGCTTGCATCAGCTGACTTACCCCAACGGTTTAAAGGTGTTTTATGATTATGATGGTTTAAGCCGGGTGCAGCGTATTTCAGCAGAATATGGAGAGCAACGCTTCAGTATAGCGGAAGATATTTTCTGGAAGCTCGATACTGGGCAACTTCAGACAATCAACTGGGGCAACGGGTTAGTTTCTGACTATAGATTCAATCAACAGGGGCTATTAAATAGTCTGGTTGTAGGCAATCACCAAAATCTGGAAAATGAATACGATTCAGAAACCACGAACCTTAATGCTATTTTAAATCTGCTTGACGGAAAAAAGAGCCAACAGTTTGACTATGACCGATTAAACCGACTTACACTTGAACAGCAAGCAGATAATGCTATCCGTTATAGCTACGATGACGTTGGTAACCGGCTACTGAAAACAATTCATTCAAGCGATGCCAATGAAACGACAAAATACCAGTACAGTAGCGCTGCAAACCAGCTGGTTGCTATTAATCAGCAACCACTGTCTTACGATGCTAATGGGAATTTACTGGAAGATCGTTACGGACGTCGCAGGTTCGAGTATGATGTCACCAATCGAATAACGGCCTATTACAAAGATGGCGGGCTTAAAGCAACCTATATTTATAATGCTATGGGGCAACGGATAGGCCAAACTAAGTTTGCCAGCCGCAACGGAGAAGACCAGTTCCGAGTGATAGATTTCGCTTACTTGCCTGAAGGCTGGTTACTGAGCGAGAACAGTCGGAAAAATAACAGTGATAAAGGTGATACTCGCGATTATATCTGGTTGGGGAGCATTCCTCTGGCGCAACTGCATACCCGCTACAACAGGAAAGGGGAAGTAAAAAGCCAGTCTCTGTATTACCTTCATGCCGATCACCTAAATACAACGAGATTGGCAACTGACAGCGAGCATCGGGTTGTCTGGCGTTGGGACAGTGATGCCTTTGGCAGTGAGAAAGCCCAGCAAGATCCGGATGGTGATGGAAATAAAGTCGCGATACCGCTGCGCTTTCCAGGGCAGTATTATGATCGGGAAAGTGGCTTGCATTACAACCATTACAGGGATTATGACCCCAGTACCGGACGGTATATTCAGAGTGATCCGATCGGGCTTCGTGGTGGGTTGAACACTTACGCATACGTGGGCGGCAATCCGTTGAAGTACATTGATCCACTGGGGCTGTTTCTGGTGTGCCGTCGCCCGCTTGAAGCTTTTCCTGGCTATATGAGTTCGGGGGCTACAGGTACAAACCTTGGCATCTTTCATGAACACGGATTCTATGAAGATGGAACTGGCGACAATATTGGTTTTACCGGGAGTGGTTTATTTGATGACCGCGAAAAAGCCGATCAATACCTATGCAGTGACGAAAGCTATGATGACAGCACGATGCGACAAGCACAGGAAAACATCGCTGATGATTGGCAGGATGGATATAACATGATTACAAACAACTGTCAGGACTTTATGGACGCATTAATCAATGAATACAACCGTATTGCCGAATGA
- the istB gene encoding IS21-like element helper ATPase IstB — protein MLMNPTMEKLQALKLTGMLEALGEQLKSPDIEQLSFDERLGLMIDREVTARDNRRLKTRLKKARLRHDACMEDIDYRHPRGLRRDKMQQLLSSHWIREHQNVIITGPTGVGKTWLACAMAQKACRDGYTVQYLRLPRLLQDLNLARADGRYVKLMTALAKTDLLLLDDWGLSPLTESQRRDLLEIVEDRHNVKSTLVTSQMPVDHWHELIGDPTLADAILDRLIHNAHRVPLKGDSLRKKHSKLAKSELTS, from the coding sequence ATGTTAATGAACCCTACGATGGAAAAGCTTCAGGCTCTGAAGCTTACCGGTATGCTCGAAGCATTGGGTGAGCAGCTGAAGAGTCCGGATATAGAGCAATTGTCCTTTGATGAGCGACTCGGCTTAATGATTGACCGTGAAGTGACCGCAAGGGATAACCGGCGTTTAAAAACAAGGCTTAAAAAAGCACGACTACGTCATGATGCCTGCATGGAAGACATAGACTATCGTCACCCCAGAGGCCTTAGACGAGACAAGATGCAGCAGTTGCTATCCAGCCACTGGATACGGGAGCATCAGAACGTGATCATTACAGGGCCGACAGGTGTGGGAAAAACCTGGCTAGCCTGTGCAATGGCACAAAAGGCCTGCCGGGATGGGTACACAGTGCAGTACCTCAGGCTGCCGAGATTACTGCAAGATCTGAACCTGGCAAGGGCTGACGGTCGCTATGTGAAACTGATGACAGCACTGGCAAAAACTGACCTTCTTCTTTTAGACGACTGGGGTCTATCACCTCTGACAGAAAGCCAACGACGTGACCTGTTGGAAATAGTAGAAGACCGGCACAATGTAAAAAGCACCCTGGTCACCAGTCAGATGCCGGTAGATCACTGGCATGAATTGATCGGTGATCCAACACTGGCAGATGCCATTCTGGACAGGCTGATTCACAACGCTCACCGGGTGCCACTTAAGGGTGACTCCCTGCGCAAGAAACATTCAAAACTGGCAAAGTCAGAACTTACGTCCTAA
- the istA gene encoding IS21 family transposase → MKRLPMRKIREVLRLKFEHQLSIRKIASSCNVSRATVSDYLNRFAASGLEWPLSSNLDETTLDQQLFPVQPPASKRQLALPAWSEIHQELRKPGVTLMVLWQEYKTNHPDGYQYSWFSDRYREWRTHLDVVMRQNHIAGDKLFIDYAGQTVSVVNQNTGEVQQAQVFIATLGASSYTYAEATLSQSLPDWIGSHVRTFEYLGGVPNNLVPDNLKSGVKHPHRYEPEINPTYQDLAEHYNVAVVPARVRSPKDKGKVESAVQIVERWILARLRHQTFFSLASLNEAIARSLTGLNNEPFQKLTGSRRSLFDSLDKPALRPLPETRYQYAEWKEARVHIDYHVEVDKHYYSVPYQLVKKQLSVRMTSQTIECFHKGQRVASHRRSQHKGRHTTQASHMPEKHRKYAEWTPERMQSWARQIGPETAAVIQRVLATRRYPEQSYRSCQGIIRLAKGYGNDRLENACRRALYADTCTYRSIESILKHNLDQQPLPELEPETVLPDEHENLRGSGYFN, encoded by the coding sequence ATGAAGAGACTGCCCATGCGCAAAATTCGTGAAGTACTCAGGCTCAAATTCGAGCACCAGCTCAGCATCCGGAAGATTGCCAGTAGCTGCAATGTTTCCAGAGCAACCGTCAGTGATTACCTTAACCGGTTTGCTGCCTCCGGACTGGAATGGCCTTTATCGTCTAATCTGGATGAGACGACACTGGATCAACAACTGTTTCCCGTTCAGCCACCTGCCTCAAAACGACAACTGGCCTTGCCAGCCTGGAGCGAAATTCATCAGGAACTTCGCAAGCCCGGTGTCACCCTGATGGTGCTCTGGCAGGAATACAAGACCAATCATCCTGACGGCTATCAGTACAGTTGGTTCAGTGACCGCTACAGAGAGTGGCGAACGCATCTTGATGTTGTTATGCGGCAAAATCATATTGCAGGCGACAAACTATTCATCGATTACGCCGGTCAGACGGTTTCTGTCGTTAATCAGAACACAGGCGAAGTTCAGCAGGCGCAGGTGTTTATTGCGACGCTTGGTGCCTCCAGTTACACCTATGCAGAAGCCACATTATCTCAGTCTTTGCCAGACTGGATAGGCTCTCACGTGCGTACCTTTGAATACCTGGGTGGAGTACCCAATAACCTGGTGCCGGATAACCTGAAGAGCGGTGTGAAGCATCCTCATCGTTATGAGCCTGAGATCAATCCCACTTATCAGGACCTGGCTGAACATTATAATGTCGCTGTCGTACCCGCCCGGGTTCGATCACCCAAAGATAAAGGTAAGGTCGAGTCTGCTGTCCAAATAGTTGAACGGTGGATACTGGCGCGTTTACGTCACCAGACATTCTTCTCTCTGGCTTCACTCAATGAGGCTATCGCAAGGTCACTGACAGGACTGAATAACGAACCGTTCCAGAAGCTCACCGGTAGCCGTCGTTCATTGTTTGATTCTCTCGATAAGCCTGCACTACGCCCACTGCCTGAAACGCGTTATCAATACGCAGAATGGAAGGAGGCACGAGTACATATTGACTACCACGTAGAGGTCGACAAACACTACTACTCAGTCCCTTATCAGCTGGTCAAAAAGCAATTAAGTGTACGCATGACCAGTCAGACGATTGAGTGCTTCCATAAGGGGCAAAGAGTCGCCAGCCACCGCCGTTCGCAGCATAAGGGCAGGCATACTACTCAAGCCAGCCACATGCCGGAAAAGCACCGTAAATATGCCGAGTGGACACCAGAGCGAATGCAAAGCTGGGCGAGACAAATCGGACCTGAAACCGCAGCTGTTATCCAGCGAGTCCTTGCAACACGGCGTTATCCTGAACAGAGTTACCGAAGTTGTCAGGGCATCATTCGTTTAGCCAAAGGCTACGGTAATGACCGGCTTGAAAACGCCTGTCGTCGTGCACTTTATGCAGACACCTGCACTTACCGGAGCATAGAGTCAATCCTGAAGCACAATCTCGATCAGCAACCGCTTCCGGAACTGGAGCCAGAGACGGTGTTGCCTGATGAGCACGAGAACCTTCGGGGTTCAGGCTACTTTAACTAA
- a CDS encoding CbbQ/NirQ/NorQ/GpvN family protein, whose translation METEVQAMPAALQPAFYELNETFDLDTNQLILLEGFQDCGHPAVPTVQPYVFDRDRLRKLLAFLDNPEGDGLYLTGPTGCGKTSLVVQAAARLHWPTQMVPVHGRMELDDLLGQKVLDKGATPFQYGALSTAVKEGHILIMDEMDVADPAELAGLYDLLDGAPLVLAQNGGEIIPVHPRFRFVATGNSAGAGDGSGLYQGVLRQSLAWLDRFRCIEVDYPDEFTEIMILDQVVPDLPTIVREKMVKLANEVRRLFTGDAHGRGEGESQLSVTLSTRGLVRWARLSLRFQGAPRVFEYALEQALTARVEPAERQAIHRIASDVFGELWEGGHES comes from the coding sequence ATGGAAACTGAGGTTCAGGCTATGCCAGCGGCTTTACAGCCTGCTTTTTATGAACTGAATGAAACCTTTGACCTGGATACGAATCAACTCATCCTGCTCGAAGGTTTTCAGGATTGCGGGCATCCGGCAGTACCGACTGTTCAGCCTTATGTGTTTGACAGAGACCGGCTGCGGAAGTTGCTGGCGTTTCTCGATAATCCTGAAGGTGACGGCTTGTACCTCACTGGCCCGACAGGTTGCGGCAAAACCAGTCTGGTGGTTCAGGCGGCTGCAAGGTTGCACTGGCCTACACAGATGGTCCCTGTTCACGGAAGAATGGAACTGGATGATCTTCTGGGTCAGAAAGTTCTTGATAAGGGTGCAACACCTTTTCAGTACGGGGCATTGAGCACTGCGGTTAAGGAAGGTCATATCCTTATCATGGATGAAATGGATGTGGCCGATCCCGCAGAGCTGGCCGGATTGTACGATCTGCTGGACGGTGCGCCTCTGGTATTGGCTCAGAACGGCGGAGAAATCATTCCGGTGCATCCAAGGTTTCGGTTTGTTGCCACGGGTAACAGTGCCGGAGCAGGTGATGGCAGTGGTTTGTATCAGGGTGTTCTGCGACAGTCACTGGCCTGGTTAGACCGCTTCCGTTGTATCGAAGTGGACTATCCCGATGAGTTCACCGAGATAATGATTCTGGATCAGGTAGTGCCAGACCTTCCAACCATCGTCAGGGAAAAGATGGTGAAGCTCGCTAACGAGGTTCGTCGTCTGTTCACTGGTGATGCCCATGGAAGAGGGGAAGGGGAGTCACAGCTTAGTGTTACGTTGTCCACTCGTGGGCTGGTGCGCTGGGCAAGGTTATCTCTGAGGTTTCAGGGTGCGCCCCGAGTGTTTGAATACGCCCTGGAGCAAGCTCTGACCGCCAGAGTGGAACCAGCAGAACGGCAGGCGATTCATCGGATTGCCAGTGATGTGTTTGGCGAATTGTGGGAAGGAGGTCATGAATCATGA
- a CDS encoding 2Fe-2S iron-sulfur cluster-binding protein, translating into MYCDLEEGNRVTLQGPDGEETFRCPEDVYILDQAEKKLINLPYSCRAGSCSSCVGKIKSGTVDQSDQAFLDDEQMGDGFVLLCTAYPKSDVTIETHAEDKL; encoded by the coding sequence ATGTATTGTGATTTAGAAGAAGGTAATAGAGTTACTCTCCAAGGGCCAGATGGTGAGGAAACTTTTCGTTGTCCAGAAGATGTTTATATATTAGATCAAGCTGAAAAAAAATTAATAAATCTCCCTTACAGCTGTCGTGCAGGCTCTTGTAGCTCGTGTGTTGGCAAAATTAAGTCTGGTACAGTCGACCAAAGTGACCAGGCCTTTTTGGATGATGAACAGATGGGAGATGGTTTTGTCCTGCTTTGTACCGCATATCCTAAGTCTGATGTTACTATAGAAACTCATGCTGAAGATAAGTTGTAA
- a CDS encoding DUF3150 domain-containing protein: MSTTHTTVTQILDQMSVIALDCSIWSGARRLKPEDLVLGKGGQLPSDEVVSLGSKKLCKREVLKPFHRLRDQACRLCAREGVRFLGGYAVPDHSISGLSLKLDQVQQDFNQEKQTFLTSYDQHIQEWVNAHPDFAEAIRNAVPDVQHVGQRFQFGYTTYKVVASPQPDNLNQQVDQLGNTLREEISRDAQTLFEQTFRGKEKVTRKALNPILRLRDKLHGLAFVDPGISPIVQRLDAGLAQLPNSGALEGEVLTQLMERVLLLCSVEQMERCAEGLTVIDTSSKGKPVKTQDARLPEVNDTELQEEPVIEKPVVVPEEQNTTATFYF, translated from the coding sequence ATGAGTACAACTCATACCACAGTGACGCAAATACTCGATCAAATGTCCGTAATTGCTTTGGACTGTTCCATCTGGTCAGGCGCTCGCCGTCTGAAACCGGAAGACCTGGTTCTGGGCAAAGGAGGGCAACTGCCGTCTGATGAAGTGGTGTCGCTGGGCAGCAAGAAACTGTGCAAGCGGGAAGTGCTGAAGCCGTTCCATCGTCTGAGGGATCAGGCGTGTCGGTTGTGCGCCAGAGAAGGTGTGCGGTTTCTGGGCGGTTATGCGGTGCCGGATCACTCCATTTCAGGTTTAAGCCTGAAGCTCGATCAGGTGCAGCAGGACTTTAACCAGGAAAAGCAGACCTTTCTGACCAGCTACGACCAGCATATTCAGGAATGGGTCAACGCCCATCCTGATTTTGCAGAAGCTATAAGGAATGCGGTTCCGGATGTTCAGCACGTAGGTCAGCGTTTCCAGTTTGGTTACACGACTTACAAGGTGGTGGCATCGCCTCAGCCGGATAACCTGAATCAACAGGTTGACCAGCTGGGCAATACGCTGCGGGAGGAAATCAGTCGGGATGCTCAGACCTTGTTTGAGCAGACCTTCCGAGGGAAAGAAAAAGTCACTCGTAAAGCCCTGAACCCGATTCTACGGCTCAGGGATAAACTACACGGACTGGCTTTTGTTGATCCCGGAATCTCTCCCATAGTGCAACGGCTGGATGCCGGGTTAGCGCAGTTACCCAACAGCGGTGCGCTGGAAGGTGAGGTGCTGACTCAGCTGATGGAACGTGTGCTGTTGCTCTGTTCAGTGGAACAAATGGAGCGATGTGCAGAAGGGCTGACGGTTATTGATACCTCCAGCAAAGGGAAGCCTGTGAAGACGCAGGATGCTCGATTGCCAGAGGTAAACGACACAGAGCTTCAGGAAGAGCCTGTTATTGAGAAGCCGGTTGTGGTGCCAGAGGAACAAAACACCACAGCCACTTTCTACTTCTAA
- a CDS encoding Tn3 family transposase, producing MKYIEYGALYLAILQAGYLNLVVAAIILWNTIHLEEAIAEVKKRKEIPDKYLSYLSPLGWDHISLTGDYIWRLKS from the coding sequence GTGAAGTACATAGAATATGGTGCTTTATATTTAGCAATTTTGCAGGCCGGATACCTAAACCTTGTTGTTGCTGCGATCATCCTGTGGAACACGATTCACCTCGAAGAAGCGATTGCTGAAGTGAAAAAACGCAAAGAGATTCCAGATAAATATTTGAGCTACTTGTCCCCTCTGGGGTGGGATCACATCAGTTTGACGGGGGATTACATCTGGAGACTGAAGTCCTAA